In a genomic window of Oncorhynchus kisutch isolate 150728-3 linkage group LG9, Okis_V2, whole genome shotgun sequence:
- the LOC109879329 gene encoding neuralized-like protein 4 isoform X3, which yields MAAELHPRSGKLIGLSNSNRTAQRNQPVQEFNHGLVLSREPLRDRDVFTVRIDKKVNSWSGSVEIGVTALDPACLDFPSSATGLKGGSWIVSGCSVLRDGRSVLEEYGRDLDQLAEGDRVGIQRSARGELHLWVNGHDCGAAASGLPTRLWAVVDLYGKCTQVTVLSCEPPSSMERDTEREAVEGHEEVVVCGVREGDTEDLTSVVNLAAATNGTTEEVPELPPIHNRPDKFPNNIEPETALTEHQLFDVFNNAIVSLYRSEDEGGGGRDLGGGTGTDSGTGGRGDRGSSSGGGAVNSNGSNSDSGAGTGNTGSTNNSPAGGAGLGAVTGGMMTNDALLFHEKCGTLIKLSNNNKTAERRRPLDEFNNGVVMTNRPLRHNEMFEIRIDKLVDKWSGSIEIGVTTHNPNNLDYPATMTNLRSGTIMMSGCGILTNGKGTRREYCEFSLDELQEGDHIGLMHKASGALHFYINGIDQGVAAAQTPPMVYGVVDLYGMAVKVTIVHNHNHSDRLRRNNAIMRALSPDVGRPRPTLSLTSDLDATDRLLFHTNCGQKAAIISEGRTALRPHATDDFNHGVVLSGRPLRSNEVFQVRIDKMVDKWAGSIEIGVTTHNPAYLQLPSTMTNLRSGTWMMTGNGVMHNGTTILDEYGHNLDRLKAGDTVGVVRKEDGSLHFFVNGVAQGPAAWNVPPSVYAVVDLYGQAAQATIMDDMADLPPLPEDSSEGPTVMSPGSPCSVAGGNSANDLRFHQLHGTNAVITNGGRTALRQNCRSEFNDAIVISNRCLRDGELFEIVIQKMVDRWSGSIEAGKIMAGVTSIRPEELEFPNTMTDIDYDTWMLSGTAIMQDGNTMRNNYGCDLDSLTTGSRIGMMRSATGDLHYYINGVDQGVACTGLPPEKEVYAVIDLYGQCVQVSITSSSGPLDNSLCTSNITEKSFPIHSPVAGVAHRLHSKHGKNVVLLGEGCQAVRVGGYAHGIVFSAKELKTDELFEVKIDEVDNQWSGSLHMGLTSLAPPELPSCPMSGLSPSLTQLRAKVTWLLAGSEVRRNGVLQRQNYGASLDRLTVGNRVGVKRCSDDTMHVLIDGEDMGTAATAVAKNVYAVLDLYGRVTAVSIVSSSVLEDAESIKAPSLSSDSCSDGEEDSTPVGSSKLALVPNTIMAFLENHGKNIQLSNQNLTAARVSSYNQGLLVTAQPLPRQQLFQFQIDRLNPSWTSSLSLGVIGHSPDRLNFPSTACCLKRSAWLLQRDSVFHNSLKICENYGPNLDTCPEGTVLGLLVDGNSCLHLHVNGMDQGVAAQDIPTPCYPLIDLYGQCEQITIVTDNVPTVGAESGEARCQGDMEKADMVDGIKESVCWTPPPEVNPNKTCEYQALCSRFKDLLTLPDGYFNEDAKYNLCYCESCHKLRGDESYYKRGEPPRDYALPFGWCRFALRIKAHCEVSSAFKKWHIAYHGTSVGALRRTLDHAQLLSGTSSIFSVSPAKMEGPNGYSEPEENSNSLPDRERDKEVPRVQLSPTMRYSGLEMFAPKVQFRDPRSHCCHQAQVGFQVCVRPGSYKVGPQNLGASEPLDPRFSNTEIEWITKEQGGTLLYGLLIRVE from the exons ATGGCGGCTGAGCTGCACCCGCGCAGCGGAAAACTGATCGGACTGTCGAATTCGAACAGAACCGCTCAGCGGAACCAACCAGTCCAAGAATTTAACCACGGGTTGGTTCTAAGCAGAGAGCCACTGAGGGACCGGGATGTATTCACCGTCCGTATTGACAAGAAG GTGAACTCATGGAGCGGCTCCGTAGAGATTGGGGTGACTGCTCTGGACCCGGCTTGTCTCGATTTCCCCAGCAGCGCTACGGGTCTGAAGGGAGGCTCCTGGATCGTCTCTGGCTGCTCAGTCCTACGCGACGGCCGCTCCGTTCTCGAGGAGTACGGCCGTGACCTGGACCAGCTGGCCGAGGGCGACCGCGTGGGCATACAG CGGAGCGCCCGTGGCGAGCTTCACCTGTGGGTGAACGGGCATGACTGTGGTGCAGCTGCCAGCGGTCTCCCGACGCGCCTCTGGGCGGTGGTGGACCTCTACGGCAAGTGTACGCAAGTGACTGTGTTGAGCTGCGAGCCGCCCTCCTCGAtggagagagatacggagagggaggcGGTGGAGGGGCatgaggaggtggtggtgtgcgGGGTCCGGGAGGGAGACACCGAGGATCTGACGTCAGTGGTGAATCTGGCAGCAGCGACAAACGGGACGACAGAGGAAG TGCCGGAGCTCCCTCCTATTCACAACCGACCTGACAAGTTCCCCAACAACATAGAGCCTGAAACGG CTCTGACGGAGCACCAGCTCTTTGACGTGTTCAACAATGCCATCGTGTCCCTCTACCGCTCAGAGGACGAGGGCGGAGGAGGACGAGACCTGGGGGGAGGAACAGGGACAGACTCTGGGACAGGAGGTAGAGGggacagggggagcagcagcGGCGGGGGAGCTGTCAACAGTAACGGTAGTAACAGTGACAGCGGGGCCGGGACCGGCAATACCGGAAGCACCAATAACAGCCCCGCAGGAGGGGCGGGACTTGGGGCGGTGACGGGCGGGATGATGACCAATGACGCGCTGCTGTTCCATGAGAAGTGCGGTACGCTGATCAAGCtgagcaacaacaacaagacGGCGGAGAGGCGGAGGCCGCTGGATGAGTTCAACAACGGCGTGGTCATGACCAACCGGCCGCTCCGACACAACGAGATGTTTGAG ATCCGTATAGATAAGCTGGTGGACAAGTGGTCGGGGTCGATTGAGATCGGCGTGACAACACACAACCCCAACAACCTGGACTACCCTGCCACAATGACAAATCTGCGCTCAg GTACAATCATGATGAGTGGCTGTGGGATCCTGACTAACGGCAAGGGGACCCGTCGGGAGTACTGTGAATTCAGCCTAGACGAACTGCag GAAGGGGATCACATAGGCCTGATGCACAAGGCCAGCGGAGCTCTTCACTTCTACATCAATGGCATCGACCAAG GCGTGGCGGCGGCCCAGACACCTCCCATGGTCTACGGAGTGGTCGACCTCTACGGCATGGCGGTCAAGGTGACCATCGTCCACAATCACAACCACAGCGACCGTCTGCGTCGCAACAACGCCATAATGCGGGCGCTGTCCCCCGACGTGGGCCGCCCCCGGCCcaccctctccctcacctccGACCTTGACGCCACTGACCGCCTCCTCTTCCACACCAACTGTGGGCAAAAGGCAGCCATCATCAGTGAAGGCAGGACTGCTCTTCGCCCTCA TGCGACGGACGACTTCAACCACGGCGTGGTCCTGAGTGGCCGCCCACTGCGCTCCAACGAGGTGTTCCAGGTGCGCATCGACAAGATGGTGGACAAGTGGGCGGGCTCCATTGAGATTGGCGTGACCACGCACAACCCCGCCTACCTGCAGCTGCCCTCCACCATGACCAACCTGCGCTCAG GGACGTGGATGATGACCGGGAATGGAGTGATGCACAACGGAACCACCATACTGGACGAGTATGGACACAACCTGGACCGACTCAAA gCGGGGGACACAGTGGGCGTGGTGCGTAAGGAGGACGGGAGCCTCCACTTCTTTGTGAACGGGGTGGCGCAGGGACCGGCGGCGTGGAACGTCCCGCCCAGCGTCTATGCCGTGGTGGACCTCTACGGCCAGGCCGCACAGGCCACCATCATGGACGACATGG cggacctcccccctctcccagaGGACAGCTCGGAGGGCCCCACCGTCATGTCGCCCGGCAGCCCATGCTCGGTTGCCGGGGGCAACAGTGCCAACGACCTGCGCTTCCACCAGCTGCACGGCACCAACGCCGTGATCACCAACGGGGGGCGAACTGCCCTCAGACAGAACTGTCGCTCCGAGTTCAACGACGCCATTGTCATCTCCAACAG GTGCCTTCGAGACGGAGAGCTCTTTGAGATAGTCATTCAGAAGATGGTGGACCGTTGGTCGGGGTCAATAGAAGCAGGTAAGATAATGGCAG gTGTGACTTCCATCAGGCCAGAAGAGCTGGAGTTTCCTAACACCATGACGGATATAGACTACGACACCTGGATGCTTAG TGGCACGGCCATCATGCAGGACGGCAACACCATGCGTAACAACTACGGCTGTGACCTGGACTCCCTGACCACGGGCAGTAGGATCGGCATGATGCGCTCGGCCACCGGCGACCTCCACTACTACATCAATGGGGTGGACCAGGGTGTGGCCTGCACCGGACTGCCGCCAGAGAAAG agGTGTATGCGGTGATAGACCTGTACGGTCAGTGTGTCCAGGTGTCCATCACCAGTTCCTCTGGCCCTCTGGACAACAGTCTGTGTACCAGCAACATAACAGAGAAGAGCTTCCCCATACACTCACCAG tggcagGCGTGGCCCACCGGCTTCACAGTAAACATGGTAAGAACGTGGTTCTTCTGGGAGAGGGCTGCCAGGCCGTCCGGGTAGGAGGATACGCTCATGGCATCGTCTTCAGTGCCAAGGAACTCAAAACAGACGAATTGTTCGAG GTGAAGATAGACGAGGTAGATAACCAGTGGTCTGGTTCCCTCCACATGGGTCTGACTAGCCTGGCCCCTCCAGAGCTGCCCTCCTGCCCCATGTCGGGCCTGTCCCCCTCCCTCACACAGCTCCGCGCCAAGGTCACCTGGCTGCTggcagggtcagaggtcagacgcAATGGGGTCCTCCAAAGACAGAACTACGGGGCATCCCTGGACAGATTGacg GTGGGGAACCGCGTGGGCGTGAAGAGATGCAGTGATGACACAATGCACGTCCTTATCGACGGAGAGGACATGGGAACAGCTGCTACCGCTGTggccaag AATGTCTATGCGGTGCTGGACCTGTATGGTCGTGTGACGGCTGTGTCCATTGTCAGTTCCTCAGTGCTGGAGGATGCAGAAAGCATCaaggccccctccctctcctcagacaGCTGCAGCGACGGCGAGGAGGACAGCACGCCG GTTGGGAGCAGTAAGCTAGCCCTGGTGCCCAACACTATCATGGCCTTCCTGGAGAACCATGGGAAGAACATCCAGCTGTCCAATCAGAACCTGACGGCCGCCCGTGTCTCCAGCTACAACCAGGGCCTTCTGGTCACAGCACAACCCCTGCCCAGACAACAACTGTTCCAG TTTCAGATCGACCGCCTGAACCCGTCGTGGACGTCGTCCTTGTCGCTAGGGGTGATAGGTCACTCCCCCGACCGCCTCAACTTTCCCTCCACGGCGTGCTGTCTGAAACGCTCTGCCTGGCTGCTGCAGAGAGACTCTGTCTTCCACAACTCACTGAAG ATCTGTGAGAACTATGGTCCTAACCTGGACACATGTCCAGAGGGTACAGTATTGGGTCTACTAGTGGATGGGAACAGCTGTCTGCACCTCCATGTGAACGGGATGGACCAGGGCGTAGCAGCCCAGGACATCCCCACCCCCTGCTACCCCCTCATAGACCTCTACGGGCAGTGTGAACAG ATTACAATCGTGACTGACAACGTGCCAACCGTGGGAGCGGAGAGCGGCGAGGCGCGTTGCCAAGGCGACATGGAGAAGGCGGACATGGTTGACG GGATCAAAGAGAGTGTGTGCTGGACGCCCCCTCCAGAGGTCAACCCCAACAAGACCTGTGAATATCAGGCCCTGTGCTCGCGCTTCAAGGACCTGCTCACGCTGCCAG aTGGTTACTTCAACGAGGATGCCAAGTATAACCTGTGTTACTGTGAGTCTTGCCACAAGCTGCGCGGAGACGAGTCCTACTACAAGAGAGGGGAGCCCCCCCGGGACTACGCCCTGCCCTTCGGCTGGTGCCGCTTCGCGCTGAG GATCAAGGCCCACTGTGAGGTGTCTAGTGCATTTAAGAAGTGGCACATAGCCTACCACGGCACCAGTGTAGGGGCTCTGAGACGCACTCTGGACCATGCTCAGCTGCTCTCTG GGACTTCGTCCATCTTCTCTGTGTCTCCGGCAAAGATGGAGGGTCCTAACGGCTACAGTGAGCCAGAGGAGAACAGCAACAGCCTCCCCGACAGGGAAAGGGACAAGGAGGTTCCCCGGGTACAGCTGTCCCCCACCATGCGCTATTCCGGCCTGGAGATGTTCGCCCCTAAAGTGCA attcCGGGACCCTCGTTCTCACTGTTGTCACCAAGCCCAGGTGGGTTTCCAGGTGTGCGTGCGGCCGGGCTCTTATAAGGTGGGGCCCCAGAACCTTGGAGCCAGCGAGCCCCTTGACCCCCGCTTTAGCAACACAGAAATCGAGTGGATCACCAAGGAGCAGGGGGGCACCCTCCTCTACGGCCTACTCATACGggtggagtga
- the LOC109879329 gene encoding neuralized-like protein 4 isoform X4: MAAELHPRSGKLIGLSNSNRTAQRNQPVQEFNHGLVLSREPLRDRDVFTVRIDKKVNSWSGSVEIGVTALDPACLDFPSSATGLKGGSWIVSGCSVLRDGRSVLEEYGRDLDQLAEGDRVGIQRSARGELHLWVNGHDCGAAASGLPTRLWAVVDLYGKCTQVTVLSCEPPSSMERDTEREAVEGHEEVVVCGVREGDTEDLTSVVNLAAATNGTTEEVPELPPIHNRPDKFPNNIEPETALTEHQLFDVFNNAIVSLYRSEDEGGGGRDLGGGTGTDSGTGGRGDRGSSSGGGAVNSNGSNSDSGAGTGNTGSTNNSPAGGAGLGAVTGGMMTNDALLFHEKCGTLIKLSNNNKTAERRRPLDEFNNGVVMTNRPLRHNEMFEIRIDKLVDKWSGSIEIGVTTHNPNNLDYPATMTNLRSGTIMMSGCGILTNGKGTRREYCEFSLDELQEGDHIGLMHKASGALHFYINGIDQGVAAAQTPPMVYGVVDLYGMAVKVTIVHNHNHSDRLRRNNAIMRALSPDVGRPRPTLSLTSDLDATDRLLFHTNCGQKAAIISEGRTALRPHATDDFNHGVVLSGRPLRSNEVFQVRIDKMVDKWAGSIEIGVTTHNPAYLQLPSTMTNLRSGTWMMTGNGVMHNGTTILDEYGHNLDRLKAGDTVGVVRKEDGSLHFFVNGVAQGPAAWNVPPSVYAVVDLYGQAAQATIMDDMADLPPLPEDSSEGPTVMSPGSPCSVAGGNSANDLRFHQLHGTNAVITNGGRTALRQNCRSEFNDAIVISNRCLRDGELFEIVIQKMVDRWSGSIEAGVTSIRPEELEFPNTMTDIDYDTWMLSGTAIMQDGNTMRNNYGCDLDSLTTGSRIGMMRSATGDLHYYINGVDQGVACTGLPPEKEVYAVIDLYGQCVQVSITSSSGPLDNSLCTSNITEKSFPIHSPVAGVAHRLHSKHGKNVVLLGEGCQAVRVGGYAHGIVFSAKELKTDELFEVKIDEVDNQWSGSLHMGLTSLAPPELPSCPMSGLSPSLTQLRAKVTWLLAGSEVRRNGVLQRQNYGASLDRLTVGNRVGVKRCSDDTMHVLIDGEDMGTAATAVAKNVYAVLDLYGRVTAVSIVSSSVLEDAESIKAPSLSSDSCSDGEEDSTPVGSSKLALVPNTIMAFLENHGKNIQLSNQNLTAARVSSYNQGLLVTAQPLPRQQLFQFQIDRLNPSWTSSLSLGVIGHSPDRLNFPSTACCLKRSAWLLQRDSVFHNSLKICENYGPNLDTCPEGTVLGLLVDGNSCLHLHVNGMDQGVAAQDIPTPCYPLIDLYGQCEQITIVTDNVPTVGAESGEARCQGDMEKADMVDGIKESVCWTPPPEVNPNKTCEYQALCSRFKDLLTLPDGYFNEDAKYNLCYCESCHKLRGDESYYKRGEPPRDYALPFGWCRFALRIKAHCEVSSAFKKWHIAYHGTSVGALRRTLDHAQLLSGTSSIFSVSPAKMEGPNGYSEPEENSNSLPDRERDKEVPRVQLSPTMRYSGLEMFAPKVQFRDPRSHCCHQAQVGFQVCVRPGSYKVGPQNLGASEPLDPRFSNTEIEWITKEQGGTLLYGLLIRVE, translated from the exons ATGGCGGCTGAGCTGCACCCGCGCAGCGGAAAACTGATCGGACTGTCGAATTCGAACAGAACCGCTCAGCGGAACCAACCAGTCCAAGAATTTAACCACGGGTTGGTTCTAAGCAGAGAGCCACTGAGGGACCGGGATGTATTCACCGTCCGTATTGACAAGAAG GTGAACTCATGGAGCGGCTCCGTAGAGATTGGGGTGACTGCTCTGGACCCGGCTTGTCTCGATTTCCCCAGCAGCGCTACGGGTCTGAAGGGAGGCTCCTGGATCGTCTCTGGCTGCTCAGTCCTACGCGACGGCCGCTCCGTTCTCGAGGAGTACGGCCGTGACCTGGACCAGCTGGCCGAGGGCGACCGCGTGGGCATACAG CGGAGCGCCCGTGGCGAGCTTCACCTGTGGGTGAACGGGCATGACTGTGGTGCAGCTGCCAGCGGTCTCCCGACGCGCCTCTGGGCGGTGGTGGACCTCTACGGCAAGTGTACGCAAGTGACTGTGTTGAGCTGCGAGCCGCCCTCCTCGAtggagagagatacggagagggaggcGGTGGAGGGGCatgaggaggtggtggtgtgcgGGGTCCGGGAGGGAGACACCGAGGATCTGACGTCAGTGGTGAATCTGGCAGCAGCGACAAACGGGACGACAGAGGAAG TGCCGGAGCTCCCTCCTATTCACAACCGACCTGACAAGTTCCCCAACAACATAGAGCCTGAAACGG CTCTGACGGAGCACCAGCTCTTTGACGTGTTCAACAATGCCATCGTGTCCCTCTACCGCTCAGAGGACGAGGGCGGAGGAGGACGAGACCTGGGGGGAGGAACAGGGACAGACTCTGGGACAGGAGGTAGAGGggacagggggagcagcagcGGCGGGGGAGCTGTCAACAGTAACGGTAGTAACAGTGACAGCGGGGCCGGGACCGGCAATACCGGAAGCACCAATAACAGCCCCGCAGGAGGGGCGGGACTTGGGGCGGTGACGGGCGGGATGATGACCAATGACGCGCTGCTGTTCCATGAGAAGTGCGGTACGCTGATCAAGCtgagcaacaacaacaagacGGCGGAGAGGCGGAGGCCGCTGGATGAGTTCAACAACGGCGTGGTCATGACCAACCGGCCGCTCCGACACAACGAGATGTTTGAG ATCCGTATAGATAAGCTGGTGGACAAGTGGTCGGGGTCGATTGAGATCGGCGTGACAACACACAACCCCAACAACCTGGACTACCCTGCCACAATGACAAATCTGCGCTCAg GTACAATCATGATGAGTGGCTGTGGGATCCTGACTAACGGCAAGGGGACCCGTCGGGAGTACTGTGAATTCAGCCTAGACGAACTGCag GAAGGGGATCACATAGGCCTGATGCACAAGGCCAGCGGAGCTCTTCACTTCTACATCAATGGCATCGACCAAG GCGTGGCGGCGGCCCAGACACCTCCCATGGTCTACGGAGTGGTCGACCTCTACGGCATGGCGGTCAAGGTGACCATCGTCCACAATCACAACCACAGCGACCGTCTGCGTCGCAACAACGCCATAATGCGGGCGCTGTCCCCCGACGTGGGCCGCCCCCGGCCcaccctctccctcacctccGACCTTGACGCCACTGACCGCCTCCTCTTCCACACCAACTGTGGGCAAAAGGCAGCCATCATCAGTGAAGGCAGGACTGCTCTTCGCCCTCA TGCGACGGACGACTTCAACCACGGCGTGGTCCTGAGTGGCCGCCCACTGCGCTCCAACGAGGTGTTCCAGGTGCGCATCGACAAGATGGTGGACAAGTGGGCGGGCTCCATTGAGATTGGCGTGACCACGCACAACCCCGCCTACCTGCAGCTGCCCTCCACCATGACCAACCTGCGCTCAG GGACGTGGATGATGACCGGGAATGGAGTGATGCACAACGGAACCACCATACTGGACGAGTATGGACACAACCTGGACCGACTCAAA gCGGGGGACACAGTGGGCGTGGTGCGTAAGGAGGACGGGAGCCTCCACTTCTTTGTGAACGGGGTGGCGCAGGGACCGGCGGCGTGGAACGTCCCGCCCAGCGTCTATGCCGTGGTGGACCTCTACGGCCAGGCCGCACAGGCCACCATCATGGACGACATGG cggacctcccccctctcccagaGGACAGCTCGGAGGGCCCCACCGTCATGTCGCCCGGCAGCCCATGCTCGGTTGCCGGGGGCAACAGTGCCAACGACCTGCGCTTCCACCAGCTGCACGGCACCAACGCCGTGATCACCAACGGGGGGCGAACTGCCCTCAGACAGAACTGTCGCTCCGAGTTCAACGACGCCATTGTCATCTCCAACAG GTGCCTTCGAGACGGAGAGCTCTTTGAGATAGTCATTCAGAAGATGGTGGACCGTTGGTCGGGGTCAATAGAAGCAG gTGTGACTTCCATCAGGCCAGAAGAGCTGGAGTTTCCTAACACCATGACGGATATAGACTACGACACCTGGATGCTTAG TGGCACGGCCATCATGCAGGACGGCAACACCATGCGTAACAACTACGGCTGTGACCTGGACTCCCTGACCACGGGCAGTAGGATCGGCATGATGCGCTCGGCCACCGGCGACCTCCACTACTACATCAATGGGGTGGACCAGGGTGTGGCCTGCACCGGACTGCCGCCAGAGAAAG agGTGTATGCGGTGATAGACCTGTACGGTCAGTGTGTCCAGGTGTCCATCACCAGTTCCTCTGGCCCTCTGGACAACAGTCTGTGTACCAGCAACATAACAGAGAAGAGCTTCCCCATACACTCACCAG tggcagGCGTGGCCCACCGGCTTCACAGTAAACATGGTAAGAACGTGGTTCTTCTGGGAGAGGGCTGCCAGGCCGTCCGGGTAGGAGGATACGCTCATGGCATCGTCTTCAGTGCCAAGGAACTCAAAACAGACGAATTGTTCGAG GTGAAGATAGACGAGGTAGATAACCAGTGGTCTGGTTCCCTCCACATGGGTCTGACTAGCCTGGCCCCTCCAGAGCTGCCCTCCTGCCCCATGTCGGGCCTGTCCCCCTCCCTCACACAGCTCCGCGCCAAGGTCACCTGGCTGCTggcagggtcagaggtcagacgcAATGGGGTCCTCCAAAGACAGAACTACGGGGCATCCCTGGACAGATTGacg GTGGGGAACCGCGTGGGCGTGAAGAGATGCAGTGATGACACAATGCACGTCCTTATCGACGGAGAGGACATGGGAACAGCTGCTACCGCTGTggccaag AATGTCTATGCGGTGCTGGACCTGTATGGTCGTGTGACGGCTGTGTCCATTGTCAGTTCCTCAGTGCTGGAGGATGCAGAAAGCATCaaggccccctccctctcctcagacaGCTGCAGCGACGGCGAGGAGGACAGCACGCCG GTTGGGAGCAGTAAGCTAGCCCTGGTGCCCAACACTATCATGGCCTTCCTGGAGAACCATGGGAAGAACATCCAGCTGTCCAATCAGAACCTGACGGCCGCCCGTGTCTCCAGCTACAACCAGGGCCTTCTGGTCACAGCACAACCCCTGCCCAGACAACAACTGTTCCAG TTTCAGATCGACCGCCTGAACCCGTCGTGGACGTCGTCCTTGTCGCTAGGGGTGATAGGTCACTCCCCCGACCGCCTCAACTTTCCCTCCACGGCGTGCTGTCTGAAACGCTCTGCCTGGCTGCTGCAGAGAGACTCTGTCTTCCACAACTCACTGAAG ATCTGTGAGAACTATGGTCCTAACCTGGACACATGTCCAGAGGGTACAGTATTGGGTCTACTAGTGGATGGGAACAGCTGTCTGCACCTCCATGTGAACGGGATGGACCAGGGCGTAGCAGCCCAGGACATCCCCACCCCCTGCTACCCCCTCATAGACCTCTACGGGCAGTGTGAACAG ATTACAATCGTGACTGACAACGTGCCAACCGTGGGAGCGGAGAGCGGCGAGGCGCGTTGCCAAGGCGACATGGAGAAGGCGGACATGGTTGACG GGATCAAAGAGAGTGTGTGCTGGACGCCCCCTCCAGAGGTCAACCCCAACAAGACCTGTGAATATCAGGCCCTGTGCTCGCGCTTCAAGGACCTGCTCACGCTGCCAG aTGGTTACTTCAACGAGGATGCCAAGTATAACCTGTGTTACTGTGAGTCTTGCCACAAGCTGCGCGGAGACGAGTCCTACTACAAGAGAGGGGAGCCCCCCCGGGACTACGCCCTGCCCTTCGGCTGGTGCCGCTTCGCGCTGAG GATCAAGGCCCACTGTGAGGTGTCTAGTGCATTTAAGAAGTGGCACATAGCCTACCACGGCACCAGTGTAGGGGCTCTGAGACGCACTCTGGACCATGCTCAGCTGCTCTCTG GGACTTCGTCCATCTTCTCTGTGTCTCCGGCAAAGATGGAGGGTCCTAACGGCTACAGTGAGCCAGAGGAGAACAGCAACAGCCTCCCCGACAGGGAAAGGGACAAGGAGGTTCCCCGGGTACAGCTGTCCCCCACCATGCGCTATTCCGGCCTGGAGATGTTCGCCCCTAAAGTGCA attcCGGGACCCTCGTTCTCACTGTTGTCACCAAGCCCAGGTGGGTTTCCAGGTGTGCGTGCGGCCGGGCTCTTATAAGGTGGGGCCCCAGAACCTTGGAGCCAGCGAGCCCCTTGACCCCCGCTTTAGCAACACAGAAATCGAGTGGATCACCAAGGAGCAGGGGGGCACCCTCCTCTACGGCCTACTCATACGggtggagtga